The Streptomyces sp. HUAS MG91 sequence TTGCCGCCGACCTTCGCCGAGAGCTCCTTGCCGTAGCGGATGGAGTCCTCGGTGGAGTAGAAGTTCGACACGTTCACCGAGAAGCCGTCGGCCTGGCCGACGCCGGAGCGCTGGAGCGCCGGGGAGAGCTGGTCGGGCTTGCCCCAGCCCGCGTTCCCCGCGTCCAGGTACACCTTGGTGTCCTTCAGCGTCCTGAGCTTGGTGACGGCGCCCTTGAGGAGGTCGTAGCGCTCCTCGTGGAACTGACCCGGCGTGCAGTTGTCCACCATGTGCTGCACCGCGTCCGGCTCCAGGATCACCGTCGCGGGCCGGTCGCCTATCCCTGCGGCGACCTGGTCGATGAACGCCCGGTACGCGTTGCCGTCCGAGGCGCCGCCCTGCGAATAGCTGCCGCAGTCGCGGTGCGGGATGTTGTAGATGACGAGCAGCGCGTCCCGGTCCGCCTTCTGGGCGGCCTCGGTGTAGCCGCGCGCCTGCGACTCGGCGTTCTCCGGCAGGATCCACTCGCCGCTCGGCTGCTCCGCGATCCTGCGGACCGCCTTGGCCTCGGCGTCCTTGCCGTCCTTCTCCAGTGCGGCCACGGCCTCGGCCGCCTTGCTGTCGGGATTGACCCAGAACGGATCGGCGCTCTTCGGCTGCTGCCCGACCGGACCGGCCGTGCTGTCGTCGCCCTTCTTGTCGCCTCCGGAGGAACACGCGGACACGAGCAGCGCCGCCCCCACGACGACCGCGCCGGCCGTCAGTTTCCGGTACATCCACTCCCCCTTGGGTGCACTGTCTGGCCCTCAATCGTGACATACGGCTCCGCGCGGCCACGAGGCCGGACGATGC is a genomic window containing:
- a CDS encoding glycoside hydrolase family 6 protein, encoding MYRKLTAGAVVVGAALLVSACSSGGDKKGDDSTAGPVGQQPKSADPFWVNPDSKAAEAVAALEKDGKDAEAKAVRRIAEQPSGEWILPENAESQARGYTEAAQKADRDALLVIYNIPHRDCGSYSQGGASDGNAYRAFIDQVAAGIGDRPATVILEPDAVQHMVDNCTPGQFHEERYDLLKGAVTKLRTLKDTKVYLDAGNAGWGKPDQLSPALQRSGVGQADGFSVNVSNFYSTEDSIRYGKELSAKVGGKPFVVDTSRNGNGPYTGGDPNERWCNPPGRALGETPTTKTGDPLVKAYLWVKRPGESDGTCKGGPKAGAWWGAYAVKLANAGR